The genomic segment GCGACCGGGCGCGGGCACCTGTGCAACCGGCCCTACAGCGGCACGGACGTGATTCGGGACTACGGGGAAGAACACCTCCGCACCGGCTTTCCCATCGTGTACACCAGCGCCGACAGCGTGTTCCAGATCGCTGCGCACGAGGACGTGGTGCCGCTGGAGACGCTGTACGCGTGGTGCGAGGCAGCCCGCGAGATTCTGCAAGGTGAGTACGCGGTCGCGCGGGTGATCGCCCGGCCCTTCCGGGGAGAGCACCCCTTCGAGCGGGCGAACGAGCACCGCAAGGACTACTCGCTCGTCCCACCGCGCACCGTGCTGGACGCGCTGAAGGAGGCCGGACGCGACGTGGTGGGCATCGGCAAGATTCCCGACATCTACGCGCATCAGGGCTTCACGGAAGAGATTCACACCGACAACAATGCGGACGGTGTCCAGAAGACCCTCGCGCGGATGCGGCAGGGTGGAGACGGCCTGATCTTCACCAATCTCGTGGACTTTGACGCCAAGTTCGGCCACCGCCGCGACCCCGCCGGGTACAGTGCGGCGCTCGCCGAGTTTGACGCCGCGCTGCCGGAGTTGCTGGCCGCCGTGCCGGAGGGCGGGGCGCTGCTCCTCGTGTCCGACCACGGCAACGACCCCACCTGGCACGGCACCGACCACACCCGCGAGCACGGGCTGCTGCTGGGCTGGCACCCCGGCCTGGGGGGAGCGGTGGACCTGGGCGAACGGGCCACCTTCGCGGATGTGGGGGCGACCGCCGCAGAGGCACTGGGAGCCGACTGGGATGGGCCGGGTGAGAGCTTCTGGACGCGGCTGAAGGACTGAGCCCGCAGGAGGCCGCCCCCGCCTTTCGCCCCGGCCCCGAGCAGTTCAGCCTCACGCTGCTGCTGGGCGGGCGCTTCGCGGGGTCGCAGGAGTGGACGCTGCACCCCGAACGTGGGGCGCTGGTCGCGCGGGTGGAAACCGAGTTCGGCGGAGTACTCCCCGAGCTGCGGCGGGTGCAGCAGAGCCGGATGCACCCCCGGCTGCTCACCAGCCTGCACTACGCCGAGGGGGACGGGCGCAACCGGGCCAGCTTCGAGACGACCTTCGACCGCCGCAGCGGGCTGGTCACGCTGAGGCAGGGCCGCGACGAGGCCACCGCGCCGCTGACCACCGAACATCACGACCCCGTCTCGCTGCTGGTGTGGCTGCGCAGGCTGGAAGAGGTCGAGCGGGCCACCGTGCAGATGGCGGGGGGACACGTGCTGGTGCAGCGGCTGCCCGACACGGCGGTGGGGGACCTCCCCGCCCGCGTCTACCTGCTGCGGCCGGGCGGGGCGTATGTGTTCGTGGAAGCCGCGCCCCCCCACCGCCTGCTGCGCCTGATTCAGCCCACCGATTTCGGGCCGCTGGAGGCCGTGACCGAGCCGCCCAAGAAGCCCCAGCCCGAGCGTCGCCGACGGCGGGCGGGTTAGGCAGCCCTGGGCCGGGGGCCGTCCGCGCCCAGCAGGATGACGCAGGCCCCCGGCCCCTTTCTCACCTCTCCCCTGCCCTTACCCAGGAGTGTCCCCATGCAAGTCCTTCAAGGCGACGCCGCCCGCGCGGCCCTGACCCGTACCTTCTCCGAGATTCCGGTGCCGCAGAGCGTGCTGGCCCGTATCGAACAGACCTTCGGGGAGCCGCTGACTCCCGAGGAGGTCGTCTCGCGCATCCTCGCGGACGTGCGGGCGCGGGGGGACGACGCCCTGCGCGACTGGACCGAGCGGCTGGACGGCCACCGCCCGGAGGCGCTGGAAGTTTCCGGGGCGGAGCTGGAGGCCGCGCAGATTGAGCCGGAACTGCACGAGGCGGTGCGGCTCGCGATCCGGCGGGTGCGGGCCTTCTACGAGGAGCAGCCCGCGCACGGCTTCCTGCAGGAGGGACCGGACGGCACCCTGGGGCAGCTCGTGCGCCCGCTGGGGCGGGTGGGCGTGTACGTGCCCGGCGGCCTCGCGCCGCTGATCTCCACCCTGATTCACACGGCGGTTCCTGCGCAGGTGGCGGGCGTGCCGGAGATCGTGGTGACGACCCCGCCGGGCAAAGGCGGCTCGGTGCATCCGGCGATTCTGGTCGCGGCCCGCGAACTGGGCATCACGCGGGTCTTCCGGGTGGGCGGGGCGCAGGCCATCGGAGCGCTCGCCTACGGCACCGCCAGCGTGCCGGGGGTGGACAAGATCGCGGGGCCGGGGAACCTTTTCGTGGTGATTGCCAAGCGGCTGGTGTACGGCGCGGTGGGCATCGAGAGCCTGCCGGGGCCGACCGAGACGCTGGTGGTGGCCGACGACAGCGCTTCTCCCCGCTTCGTGGCCGCCGATCTGCTCGCGCAGGCCGAGCACCTGGGGGCCGAACCCGTGCTGGTGTCCACCAGCCGGGAGCTGTTGATTGAGGTGCAGAACCAACTCGACGCCCAGCTCGAGGCCCTCCCCGAACCGAACCGGAGCTGGGCGCGGGACAGTGTGCTGAGCCGGATGAAAATTGTCCTCGCCGCCGACCTGGACGAGGCGCTGGACCTCTCCAACCTGTACGCCCCCGAGCACCTCTGCCTGCTCACCCGTGATCCCTGGAGCCTGCTGAACGGGGTGCGCCGCGCCGGGGGCGTCTTCGTGGGCGAGGCCAGCATGGAGGCGCTGGGCGACTACGTGGCCGGACCCAGCCACGTGATGCCGACCGGGGGCACCGCCCGCTTCATGAGTCCGGTCAACGTGCGCGACTTCCAGACGATCATCTCGGTGGTGGGCGTGCACGAGGAGACGCTGCGCCGCATCGGTCCCCCCGCCGCCGTCCTCGCCCGCGCCGAAGGGCTGGAGGCCCACGCCCGCGCGATTGAAAGCCGCCTGACCCCGGCAGTGCCGGATGCTCACCCGGAGGCGACGCTGGAGGCGATGGCGGACGTGTCGGAGGAGGCGACCTCGGGGCTGTAGGGGGCGGTCGGCTTTCAGGGGTCAGCCGTCAGCGAGGGCGTTTTCGGGAGCGGAATAGAACTCGGGGTTGCCGGGACTGGGACGGCGTTGCCGTCCTCCCCGGCCTTCCCCCACAAGGAGGGAGGAAAAGCCTCATCCACACAATTCTCGCTATTGCACATCAGGTGTCACAAAGGGGGAGGTTTCAGTGCCTTCTACGCCCTTGCCTTCCCAGTCGCGTCAGTCCAGGCTGATTGCTGACGGCTGACCGCATTTCCCCCGCAACCTTCGCCCCTTCCAGCGCATAGTGCCCGGTATGAGTCTCGCTTCCTCTGCCCCGGCCCTGGAATTGTTGGACCTGCGCAAGAGCTTCGGGGGCCGCGCGGCGGTGGCGGGCGTGAGCCTGACGGTGCCGCCTGGCGAGCTGTACGCGCTGCTGGGTCCCAACGGCGCGGGCAAGACGACCACCATCCGCATGATCGCGGGGCTGACCCGGCCCGACGGAGGTACGGCCCGCATCTACGGGCATGACGTGACCCGTGACGCCCGCGCCGCCAAGCGGCAGCTCGCCTACCTCCCCGACGACCCGCTGCTGTACGGCAAGCTGACCCCGCCCGAGTACCTGGAATTCGTGGCGGGGCTGTGGGAGATGGACGCCCGCGAAGCCGCGCCCGAAGCCGAGCGGCTGCTGCGCTGGCTGAACCTGTGGGAGCACCGCCGCGAGCGCACCGAGGGCTTCTCGCGCGGCATGAAACAGAAACTCGCCCTCGCCGGGGCGCTGATCCACCGCCCGCGCCTGATGCTGCTCGACGAGCCGCTGACCGGGCTGGACGCGGCGGCCTCGCGGCAGGTCAAGGACGCGCTGCGTGAGTTCGTGGACGGGGGCGGCGCGGTCGTGCTGACCACCCACATCCTGGAAGTGGCAGAGCGGTTGGCCGACCGCCTCGGCATCATCGCGGCGGGGACGCTGGTCGCGGAGGGCACGCCGGGCGAGCTGCTGGCCCGCACGGGGACAGGCACGCTGGAGGACGCCTTTCTCAGCCTGACCGGGCTGCGCGTGAGTAACGAGGATCCGGCGGGGACCCCCGCGTGAGGCCCGGCACGCTGCCGTGGCTGCTGCGCTGGCAGACGCGCTGGGCGTGGCAGAACCTCAGCGGGGGAACGAGGCGGGGGCTGATCGTGGGGGCGGTGTTCGCCGTGGGGCTGGGGGCAGTCCTCTTCTTCTTCTTGCAATCCCTGCTCGCCGGGGTCCCACTGGACCGCCCCCTCCCCGACGCGGCGCTGGGACCGCTGACGCTGGGGCTGGTCTTCGTCTTCACGCTGATGATCTCGGCGTGCGTGACGGCGGCACTGGAGGCGCTGTACACGCGGGGGGACCTGGACCTCTCGCTGCACTCGCCCGTCTCGCCGCACACAGTGCTGGCGGCGCGGGCGCTGGGGGTAGCCTTTTCGGGGGCGCTGGGGTCGGCACTGCTGATCGTGCCGCTGACCTTCCTGCTGGGGGTGCTGGGCGCGTGGCGCGGGCTGGGGCTGCTGGGGTGGTGGCTGGGGGCGGCCCTGCTCGCGGCGACGCTGGGGCTGTGGCTCACCCTGGGGCTGGTGCGGGTGCTGGGAGTGCGCCGGGCACGGGTCACGGCGTCGGTGGTGGGGGCGCTGCTGGGGGCGAGCCTCTTTCTGGCGTTCCAGTTGCCCAACATCCTGGGGCTAAGCGGGCGCGGGGACCTCGTCCTGCGGGTGCTGGAGGGCTTCGGGCCGGGACGGGGCGGCTGGCCGGAGCGGGAGTCGGCCGTGTGGTGGCCCGCCCGCGCCGTGTGGAGCGAGCCGGGGCCGCTGCTGGCGCTGGGGCTGGGGTCGGCGCTGGTGTTCGCGCTGAGCGTGCCGCTGCTGACCCGGCTGTTCGTGAGCGGGGTGGCGGCCACCGCCGAGGGGAGCGGGGTCCGGCGGGCGGAGCGCGGGCGGACCGGGCCGCTGCGCTTTCGCCCGGCACGGCAGGCCACGCTGCTCAAGGAATGGCGCATGGTGGGCCGCGACCCCGAACTGCTCTCGCGCACGCTGCTGCAACTCGTGTACATGCTGCCGCTGATGGCCTCGGCGTGGCGCGGCTCGGTGGAGGGGGCGGCCAGCGCGGGCATTGTGCTGCTGGGAGCCAGCCTCGCCTCGGCCCTGGCGCACCTCACCCTCAACGCGGAGGACGCCCCCGACCTCCTCGTCACCGCCCCGCGCAGCCCGGCGGCCCTGCGGCGCGACAAGTGGCTGGCCGCCGCGCTGCCACCCCTGGGGCTGGGAGTGCTCGGCGTCGGGCTATTTGCCGCGCGGGATCTGCTGGCCCCTGGCCTGGCCCTCGCTCTCCTATGTTTGGTGGCGCTGGGGGTCGCGGGAAGCGCCCTGCTGGTGCTGTGGCGGCCCCTGCCCGTGCGCCGGGCGGACGCCTTCAAGACCCGGCCGGGCAACACCCTGGGGCAGACCCTGCTGACCCTGCTGTTTCAGGGGGGCCTGAGCGTGGGGGCGTATGCGCTGGCCCGTGGGCAGGCCTGGAGCCTCGCGCCGCTGCTGGCGGCTGGCGTGGCACTGGCGGTGGCGTATGGGGGGCGGGGAACGGATGCTCGGTGAGGGGGAGGCAGGGAGTAGACCTTAGATCCTCCCCTGCTCCTGCCAAAGCCGTCTTTTCCCTGTGTCAGCCGGTCCCAATGTCCCCACCCCTCCAGCCCACTTTCCAGGCAGCCAAGCCGTTCGGCGCGTCAGCGCCGAGGCCTCCCAATTGGGTGAAGGATGGCGTGGAGGGGGAAACGGGAGCGGGGTAGGCAGGGCCGGAACATGGGGGGACAACCTTTGCCTAGCGCAGCGCTGCTCCCCCTGCCCCTCTGGGGTAGGGGGCTGGGGGGTGGGGCAAGCTGCAATCAAGACACCCAGCCCACCTCTTCCCCATTCAGCTCAAGCCTCAGCCCTCAAACGCCGCCCGCTTCGGCTCCGGCAACCGGTACGCGATCAGCGCACTGGGAAGCAGCAGCGTCAGACTGACCAGCGCCGCCGTCGTCGGCGTCGTCACGTCCGCCAGCGCCCCCACCAGGAAAATCAGCAGCCCCGCGAAGCCCCACGAAAAGCCCATCATGATGCTGCTCGCCACCGCCACATGCCCTGGCGCGTACTCCTGCGCGGCAACCACGCCGACCGGCACGCTCGCATTCACGGCCGCCCCCACCAGGAAGGTGAGCGGATAGAACCACCAGTTCGCCGGGCTGGACAGAATCAGCAGCACGAAGAAGGGAATGGTGGTCAGGATGGCCGCCCGCAGCACGGGAACCCGCCCGTAACGGTCGCTGGCCCGCCCCCCCACGATGCCCCCGATAGCGCTGGCGACGGCGTACACGGCCAGCGTGACCCCCACCTCCCGCGCCCCGAAGCCCCGCCCCAGCAGGATGAACGGCAGCATCGCGTTGTAGCCCATGCTGGCGAGCGACCGCAGCACCGCCATCGCCCACAGGCCCACCAGCGGCCCCCGGAAGATGCCCGCGTACTCGGCCAGCGAGACCCGCCGCCCCTCGGCCCGGCCGGGCGGCGTGACCGCGAAGGTGATCACCGCGATCACGGCCCCGATCAAGGCGAACCAGGGCAGGTTCTCCAGCCCCACGCCCGCGAACACCGGCCCCAGCGCCATGCCCGCCGTGCCCCCGGCGCTGAACAGGCTCGCCCACAGCCCCCGCTTCTCGGACGGACTGCTCAGGGCGACGTAAGCGGCCCCGGCCGGGTGGAAAAAGCCGCTCCCGAAGCCCGCGACCGCCACCAGCAGCACCAGCGCCCCGAACCACGGGACAAAGCCCATCGCGGTGAGGCCCAGGCCCGTCATCAGTGGCCCCAGCGCAGCGGCGTAGCGGCGGTCCACCCGCTCGCCCAGAATCCCCAGGAGCGGTTGCAGCACGCTGGAGGTCAGGCTGTAGACGCTGGAGAGCAGCGTGACGGCAGCGATGGACACGCCGAACTTGCCCTGCAACGCAGGGGTCAGCGGCGTGAGCATGGCCCCGTAAGCGTCGTTGATGAAGTGGCCTGCCGTCACCGCCACGGCGACGGCGGTGGCGTGACGGGCGGCGATTCGGGCGGGGGCGGCCTGCATGGGCGCTACGCTACGCCTCCCCGCCACCCCAACACGAGCAGGCACACACGGCTGTCCCGCCTGAGGGGCCACCAATCGCCGACGCTCAAGGAAGCATGAAGGCGCTAACTCAGCGAATAGAGCGATGTGAAGCGGATGTGGGCTTCTTCACAGCTTAGGCTGAGGTATGACCCTCGCTCTGCGCACCGCCGTGGCTGCCACCCTGCCCTCGGAGGAGCAACTCGGCCTCCAGCTTGCGGCCCTGCCCGAACGGGACTGGGCCGAAGTCGCGGCGCTCTTTGCCCGTGACCTGCCCGAACTGGAAGTTGCGGTGGCGCTGCCGGGCGCGGAGCCGCTGGCGCACGCGCTGGGGCGGCTGCGGGGCCTGACGGTGCTGGAAGTGCGGGGGGGCCGCCTGCCCGAACGGCCCGGCAGACCCGTGCTGGGCGACGCCGTGATCGTGACCCGCCAGCTTACCGACGGGCTGGCCGAACTGGAGGTGCTGCTGCGGGCCGAGGCCGCCGCCCTGCGGGTGCGGGCAGTTGCGGTGGGCGTCGAGCGCACGAACGGAAGCGGCCGCACCCGGCTGGAGCTTCAGGGCCTGCGGGTGCTGAGCGCCGTGGCCCTCGCGGACACCCCGGAGGGCCTGAAATTTGAGCAGCGGGTGCCGCCCCGGCTGCGCCGCGTGTCGTAAAGGCGCTCAGCCCTCCGAGGTCGCCTCGCGGTAGGCCCGCAGCGCCCGCTCCTCGGCGGGGATGCGAATCAGGAGAAGCAGGGCGGCGTTGAGCAATGTCCCTGCCAGCGCCGTGCGCCACGCCCCCACCGCCAGCGGCCCGGAGGCGAGTTCCAGCGCCACGACCACGTAATTGGGGTGCCGCACGTACTGAAACGGCCCCCCGGTTACCCGCTCGCCCCCCGGCACGATCAGGATGCGGGTGTTCCAGTAGCGGCCCAGGGTGCGAATCACCCAGTACCGCAGCGGCTGCGCGAGCACGAACAGCAGCAGCGCCGCCCAGTTCACCCCACCACGGGCGCGACGGCCCTCCCACAGCAGGCCCAGCATCCAGGCCGGGTGCAGCAGGAAGAAGAGGGGGTAATGCTCGCGGCCGTACTCGACCGCGCCGTTCTCCCGCGCCCAGCGCTCATTGGCGCGGGCCACCCGCAACTCCAGCAGGCGCTGCACCAGCAGGAAGCCGAAAAGGAGGGGGGCGAGGGTCCGGGCTTTCACCGCACAGCCTCGCCCGCCAGCAGCGCGTCCGCCGCCGCGTCCGCGTCCAGTTCACCACGTGCCACCCGCGCATAGAGGTCGCCGCTGGCCTCCCGTGCCCGCTTGAGCACGCGCTCTTGCACCAGCGTCCGCACCTCGAACTCGGCGCGGTGGGCGCGGCGGGTGTGCAGGCCCTCTTCACCCAGATGGGCGCGGTGGGCCAGGACGGCCTCCAGCACGGCCTCCACCCCCTCGCCCTTCTGCGCGACCGTGCGGCGCACCGGGGCGAACCAGGTGTACTCGTCGTGGGCGCCGAGGCCCTGCGCGGCGAGCAACTCGCGCACGGTGCGGTCCGCGCCGGGCAGGTCGGCCTTGTTCACCGCGATCACGTCGGCGATTTCCATGATCCCGGCCTTGAACGCCTGCACCCCGTCCCCGCCCGCCGGGGTCACGACGAGCAGGGTGTGGTCGCACACGGCCGCCACGTCCACCTCCGACTGGCCGACGCCCACCGTCTCCAGAATCACCCAGTCGAAGCCCGCCCCCTCCAGCAGCGCGAGCACGGGCAGGGTGCGCGGCGAGAGGCCACCCAGTGCGCCGCGGCTGGCGAGCGAGCGCACGAACACGCCGGAGTCGCCGTGATGCCGCAGCATCCGGATGCGGTCGCCCAGGATCGCGCCGCCGGAGTACGGGCTGCTGGGGTCCACTGCCAGCACCGCCACCCGCTCGCCCCGTGCCCGCAGCACGGCGATCAGGGCGTCGGTAAGGGTGCTCTTGCCGCTGCCGGGGCTGCCCGTCACGCCCAGCACGACAGCGCGGTCGGGGCGCTCGCGGGCGGCCCGCAGCACGGGTCGGGCGGTGTCCAGGCCACTTTCGGCCAGGGTGATCGCGCGGGCCAGGGCGCGGGGGTCCCCGGCGCGGAAGCGGGTCACGAGGTCAGGCGGGGTCAAGGGGTCACCTCCGCCTTCTGGGAGGGGTGGACAGAAAGCCGTCGCATGGTGTCCCCAGGCTAGCGCCCCGCTCGGCCCTCACGGGGCCTGCCCCAGCACGTCGTCGGCCTCGGTCGCCTCGATCAGGTCCTCGAGATGCGCGTCGTCGTTGAAGCCCAGCAGGGTGCCGCTGTCCTCGCCCAGCAGAACGCGGGTGATGGAGGTGTTCGTCACGCTCAGGCGTGCCCAGGCGTGGCCCGGCACCCCGCCGAGCGCCAGCCCCACCGCCACCCGCACCACGCCGCCGTGGGTGAAGACGAGGACCCGCCCCCCTGCGTGCCGCCCCCGCAGGCGCCCGAAGGTCTCGCCGCAGCGGGCGAACAGGTCGGCCATGCTCTCTCCGCCGGGCCGCCGGGTGCCCCAGGGGTCGGTCTGGAGGTCGCGCAGGTACTCCGGGTGCCGCCGTTCGATATCGGCCACCACCAGCCCGCCGAGTTCGCCCACGTCAATCTCGCGCAGGCCCGGCTCCGGCTGCACGGTGGGCTGCCCCGCCAGCCGCTCGGCCACCGCGTCGGCGGTTTGCGAGGCGCGGGTGAGGTCGCTGGTGTATACCGCGTCGAAATGCTGCCCGGTCAGCCGCTCGGCCAGCGCCGCCGCCTGCAACACCCCGATGTGGCTGAGGGGCACGTCGGTCTGGCCCTGGTAGCGCCCGTCCGCGTTCCAGGTGCTCTCGCCGTGCCGCACCACCCAGAACTCGGTCGCGGTGCGGCGGTCGGGCAGCCGGAAGCCGGTGGGGGGACGGTACCTCATCGGGAGGAGGCCCCGTCCAGCCCGGCCAGCGTCACGCCCGCGCCGGGCACCATCTCCCCGATCACCCAGGGCGACTCCCCCGCCCCACGCAGGGCCGCCAGCGCCGCCTCCTGCTCCCCGGCCGGAACGATGAACAGGAAGCCCACGCCCATGTTCAGCGCCCGGAACGCCTCGGCCCGCTCCATCCCGGCCCGGCGCACGATCAGCTCGAAGACCGGGGGCACCGTCCACGAGCCGGTATCCACCCGCATCCCCAGCCCTGCGGGGAAGACGCGCGGCGGATTGTCCACCAGCCCGCCCCCGGTGATGTGCGCCATGCCGCGCACGTCCACCCCGGCCCCGGTCAGCGCGTCGAAGGCTCCCAGGTAGGCCCGGTGCGGCACCGTCAGCAGGTCCTCCAACCGCTCGCCGCCGAGGTCGGCCCGCGCCTCTCCCCAGTCCAGCTCATCCAGCGCCATCCGCGCGAGGCTGTAACCGTTGGTGTGCAGCCCGCTGCTGGGCAGGGCGATCACGGTGTCGCCCGCCTGAATCCGCGAGCCGTCGATCAGCCGGGGGCGGTCCACGACGCCCACGATGGTGCCCACGAGGTCGAGTTCGCCCTCGGTGTACACGCCGGGCATCTCGGCCGTCTCGCCGCCCAGCAGCGCCACGCCGAGGGCCTCGCACGCCTCCGCCGCGCCCGTCACGATGGACGCCACCTGCTCGGGAATCAGGCGCGAGGTCGCCACGTAGTCGAGGAAAAAGAGGGGCCGTGCGCCCTGCACCAGAATGTCGTTCACGCAGTGGTGGACGATATCGGTGCCCAGCCCACCCACCCGCCCGGTGCGGACAGCCACCCGCGTCTTGGTGCCCACCCCGTCAGTCGAGGCGACGAGGATGGGGTCTTCCATGTCCCCGAAGGCCGCCCGGAAGAGGCCCCCGAAGCCCCCCAACCCGCCCAGCACGTTGGGGGTGTGGGTGCGGGCGACCGCGCCTTTCATCAGGGCGACCGCCCGGTGCCCCGCGTCGATGTTCACGCCTGCCCGCTCGTAGGCGGGGGCCGCGTCCGTGTTGGCTTGCGTCATGCTCCTCCCAGGTGTTGCCCCAGGCCGGGGCCGCTCGGGAGGCAGCATAGCGGAGAAGAAGGCGGAACCTTTCGCCGTCAGCCCCTCGCCCCACCCCGCCGCACCATCCACCAGCGCCCCAGCACGCCCAGCCCCACCACCGCCGAGAGCAGCCCCAGCCCCCAGGCCATGCGGGTGGCCGAGCCGCTGAGCCACACCACCAGCGCGGTGACGGGCAGCGCCCCCACTGCGGTCGCCACCATGAACGGCCGGAAGCCCATGCCCGCCGCCCCCGCGACCAGATTGAGCACGTCGGCGGAGAGGACCGGCATCAGCCGCACCAGCAGTACCCCTTGCAACCCGTAGCGCTCGGCGAAGGTATGGGCCGTCTGCCGCGCCCGCTCGCCCGCCAGCGCACGCACCAGCGTGTCCCCCAGCGCCCGGCCCAGGCCGTACCCGGCGGCGGCGCCCAGCAGGGTGCCCAGGTAGACCAGCAGGAAGCCCTCGACCGGACCGTAGGCCCGCGCCGTCACCGCCGTCATCACCAGGGCGGGCAGCACAGGCACCGCCGCCTGGAGCACGAACCCCGCCAGCAGCGCGAGCGGCCCGGCCCAGCCCAGGTCCTCCACAAAGGCGCGGGTGACCGCCGGGTCGCTGGAGGTCAGGGCCTCCCACCCCTCGCCCAGAAAGGCCCGCGCGTCCGGCGTGAGGGCCAGCGCGGTCAGCCCCAGCACCAGTGCGGCGGGGAGAATCCACCGCAGCGCCGCGACCACTCGGCGGGGAGGGAGGGGCGCGGAGGTCATGGCGGCAGTGTAGAGGGGCCGGGTGAGGAGGCGACCAGTCCTTTCGCCCCGCTATGCTGCCCCCCGATGCACCCCGATCTGCTGACCCGCGTGCTGTCGCTGCTGCCCCAGGAGGCGGGCCGCCCGGAACTGGCCCACTTCCACGCCATGCTGCGCGACTACCCGCAGCGCGGCGGCAAGGGCATCCGTTCGGCGCTG from the Deinococcus sp. NW-56 genome contains:
- a CDS encoding phosphopentomutase, which codes for MLLTLIVLDSVGVGELPDAAAFGDVGAHTLNHTLAAAPVHLPNLVRLGLSRIPTVQTSPQTVPAGEVTGAYGRMREVSPGKDTSTGHWEFMGVQLEHAFQVFPDGFPPAVMDRFDAATGRGHLCNRPYSGTDVIRDYGEEHLRTGFPIVYTSADSVFQIAAHEDVVPLETLYAWCEAAREILQGEYAVARVIARPFRGEHPFERANEHRKDYSLVPPRTVLDALKEAGRDVVGIGKIPDIYAHQGFTEEIHTDNNADGVQKTLARMRQGGDGLIFTNLVDFDAKFGHRRDPAGYSAALAEFDAALPELLAAVPEGGALLLVSDHGNDPTWHGTDHTREHGLLLGWHPGLGGAVDLGERATFADVGATAAEALGADWDGPGESFWTRLKD
- the meaB gene encoding methylmalonyl Co-A mutase-associated GTPase MeaB produces the protein MTPPDLVTRFRAGDPRALARAITLAESGLDTARPVLRAARERPDRAVVLGVTGSPGSGKSTLTDALIAVLRARGERVAVLAVDPSSPYSGGAILGDRIRMLRHHGDSGVFVRSLASRGALGGLSPRTLPVLALLEGAGFDWVILETVGVGQSEVDVAAVCDHTLLVVTPAGGDGVQAFKAGIMEIADVIAVNKADLPGADRTVRELLAAQGLGAHDEYTWFAPVRRTVAQKGEGVEAVLEAVLAHRAHLGEEGLHTRRAHRAEFEVRTLVQERVLKRAREASGDLYARVARGELDADAAADALLAGEAVR
- a CDS encoding MFS transporter, producing the protein MQAAPARIAARHATAVAVAVTAGHFINDAYGAMLTPLTPALQGKFGVSIAAVTLLSSVYSLTSSVLQPLLGILGERVDRRYAAALGPLMTGLGLTAMGFVPWFGALVLLVAVAGFGSGFFHPAGAAYVALSSPSEKRGLWASLFSAGGTAGMALGPVFAGVGLENLPWFALIGAVIAVITFAVTPPGRAEGRRVSLAEYAGIFRGPLVGLWAMAVLRSLASMGYNAMLPFILLGRGFGAREVGVTLAVYAVASAIGGIVGGRASDRYGRVPVLRAAILTTIPFFVLLILSSPANWWFYPLTFLVGAAVNASVPVGVVAAQEYAPGHVAVASSIMMGFSWGFAGLLIFLVGALADVTTPTTAALVSLTLLLPSALIAYRLPEPKRAAFEG
- the purM gene encoding phosphoribosylformylglycinamidine cyclo-ligase gives rise to the protein MTQANTDAAPAYERAGVNIDAGHRAVALMKGAVARTHTPNVLGGLGGFGGLFRAAFGDMEDPILVASTDGVGTKTRVAVRTGRVGGLGTDIVHHCVNDILVQGARPLFFLDYVATSRLIPEQVASIVTGAAEACEALGVALLGGETAEMPGVYTEGELDLVGTIVGVVDRPRLIDGSRIQAGDTVIALPSSGLHTNGYSLARMALDELDWGEARADLGGERLEDLLTVPHRAYLGAFDALTGAGVDVRGMAHITGGGLVDNPPRVFPAGLGMRVDTGSWTVPPVFELIVRRAGMERAEAFRALNMGVGFLFIVPAGEQEAALAALRGAGESPWVIGEMVPGAGVTLAGLDGASSR
- a CDS encoding TVP38/TMEM64 family protein, producing the protein MTSAPLPPRRVVAALRWILPAALVLGLTALALTPDARAFLGEGWEALTSSDPAVTRAFVEDLGWAGPLALLAGFVLQAAVPVLPALVMTAVTARAYGPVEGFLLVYLGTLLGAAAGYGLGRALGDTLVRALAGERARQTAHTFAERYGLQGVLLVRLMPVLSADVLNLVAGAAGMGFRPFMVATAVGALPVTALVVWLSGSATRMAWGLGLLSAVVGLGVLGRWWMVRRGGARG
- a CDS encoding ABC transporter ATP-binding protein, with the protein product MSLASSAPALELLDLRKSFGGRAAVAGVSLTVPPGELYALLGPNGAGKTTTIRMIAGLTRPDGGTARIYGHDVTRDARAAKRQLAYLPDDPLLYGKLTPPEYLEFVAGLWEMDAREAAPEAERLLRWLNLWEHRRERTEGFSRGMKQKLALAGALIHRPRLMLLDEPLTGLDAAASRQVKDALREFVDGGGAVVLTTHILEVAERLADRLGIIAAGTLVAEGTPGELLARTGTGTLEDAFLSLTGLRVSNEDPAGTPA
- the hisD gene encoding histidinol dehydrogenase, with translation MQVLQGDAARAALTRTFSEIPVPQSVLARIEQTFGEPLTPEEVVSRILADVRARGDDALRDWTERLDGHRPEALEVSGAELEAAQIEPELHEAVRLAIRRVRAFYEEQPAHGFLQEGPDGTLGQLVRPLGRVGVYVPGGLAPLISTLIHTAVPAQVAGVPEIVVTTPPGKGGSVHPAILVAARELGITRVFRVGGAQAIGALAYGTASVPGVDKIAGPGNLFVVIAKRLVYGAVGIESLPGPTETLVVADDSASPRFVAADLLAQAEHLGAEPVLVSTSRELLIEVQNQLDAQLEALPEPNRSWARDSVLSRMKIVLAADLDEALDLSNLYAPEHLCLLTRDPWSLLNGVRRAGGVFVGEASMEALGDYVAGPSHVMPTGGTARFMSPVNVRDFQTIISVVGVHEETLRRIGPPAAVLARAEGLEAHARAIESRLTPAVPDAHPEATLEAMADVSEEATSGL
- a CDS encoding histidine phosphatase family protein, which gives rise to MRYRPPTGFRLPDRRTATEFWVVRHGESTWNADGRYQGQTDVPLSHIGVLQAAALAERLTGQHFDAVYTSDLTRASQTADAVAERLAGQPTVQPEPGLREIDVGELGGLVVADIERRHPEYLRDLQTDPWGTRRPGGESMADLFARCGETFGRLRGRHAGGRVLVFTHGGVVRVAVGLALGGVPGHAWARLSVTNTSITRVLLGEDSGTLLGFNDDAHLEDLIEATEADDVLGQAP
- a CDS encoding isoprenylcysteine carboxyl methyltransferase family protein, with the translated sequence MKARTLAPLLFGFLLVQRLLELRVARANERWARENGAVEYGREHYPLFFLLHPAWMLGLLWEGRRARGGVNWAALLLFVLAQPLRYWVIRTLGRYWNTRILIVPGGERVTGGPFQYVRHPNYVVVALELASGPLAVGAWRTALAGTLLNAALLLLIRIPAEERALRAYREATSEG